Proteins encoded by one window of Planktothrix serta PCC 8927:
- a CDS encoding glycosyltransferase family 9 protein produces the protein MRILALVPGGIGDQILFFPTLDGLKQAYPEAQISVMVEPRAKGAYRVCKSVSEILTYDFKGRNSLADWGNFLGIVRDREYEVVLSLGQSWTVGLLLWLTGIPVRVGYAGGGEGMFISNPVPLKLEQYAAEMYYDLLKGIDIITPFPGLSINVPKLDIDWGDGEQKRLGVKESGYILIHGGSSQLAQQKGIDKIYPVARWQKIIQDIQQRQPNLPVVIVQGPEDAALVQEIVQSCPQVKVTRPEDIGKLAAMIASANLMICTDSAPMHLAVAVGTYTIALFGPTEPAKLLPKSDRVIGLKSPTGKMSDISADEVIKKIWGG, from the coding sequence AAGCAAGCTTATCCTGAAGCCCAAATTTCTGTTATGGTAGAACCCAGGGCCAAGGGAGCTTATCGAGTTTGTAAGTCCGTTTCTGAAATTTTGACCTATGATTTCAAGGGCCGCAACAGTTTAGCGGACTGGGGAAATTTTCTCGGTATTGTCCGTGACCGAGAATATGAAGTGGTGCTCTCCCTCGGTCAAAGTTGGACGGTAGGGTTGTTATTGTGGTTAACAGGTATTCCCGTTCGGGTTGGATACGCTGGAGGCGGTGAAGGGATGTTTATTAGCAACCCAGTACCCCTGAAACTGGAACAATACGCCGCCGAAATGTATTATGACCTGCTCAAAGGGATAGACATTATCACGCCTTTCCCTGGATTATCGATTAATGTTCCTAAACTAGATATTGACTGGGGGGATGGGGAACAAAAACGTTTAGGAGTCAAGGAAAGTGGTTATATTTTGATTCATGGCGGGTCTAGTCAGTTAGCACAACAAAAAGGCATTGACAAAATCTACCCCGTTGCTCGTTGGCAAAAAATTATTCAAGATATTCAACAACGACAACCTAACCTTCCCGTTGTGATTGTTCAAGGGCCAGAAGATGCGGCGTTAGTGCAGGAAATTGTCCAATCTTGTCCCCAGGTTAAAGTTACCCGACCAGAGGATATTGGCAAGTTGGCGGCAATGATCGCCTCGGCTAATTTAATGATCTGTACCGATAGTGCCCCGATGCACTTAGCGGTTGCGGTGGGAACCTATACGATCGCGTTATTTGGCCCAACAGAACCCGCTAAATTATTACCAAAAAGCGATCGGGTTATTGGTCTTAAATCTCCCACAGGTAAAATGTCTGATATCTCCGCCGATGAAGTAATTAAAAAAATCTGGGGAGGTTAA